In Schlegelella aquatica, one DNA window encodes the following:
- a CDS encoding excinuclease ABC subunit UvrA — MTSGVIRIRGARQHNLKNLDLDIGTGELTVVTGPSGSGKSSLVFDTLYAEGQRRYVETFSAYARQFLDRMDRPAVDHVEGVPPAIAIDQTNPVRTSRSTVGTMTELNDHLKLLFARAARLFDRQTARPVREDTPESIYAELAERTRAMVAGGAPAAGSAPDASARPSDAGPRGPRLVVTFPVELPADTTREEIEQWLSASGFTRVHAEREVASPSGPRKVLDVVADRFRLEGTEKVRVIEALEVALKRGGRVNVYVQPEGGEEQLWRFSSGLHSPDSDLRYAQPVPAMFSFNSAIGACDTCRGFGRVIGVDWGLVIPDHRKTLRAGAIKPLQTPAWKECQDDLLEYAGEAGIPRDTAWSQLTQAQRDWVIHGSPHWKGDWNRQWYGIKRFFEYLESKAYKMHIRVLLSKYRSYTPCEACGGARLKLESLLWRLGTKEDADEVLAPAQRFMPVGVGWTREQLEALPGLSLHDLMLLPIERLRRFFDRLHVGEALTGAARDGARSADPLALLLDEIRTRLKYLCDVGLGYLTLDRQSRTLSGGEVQRINLTTALGTSLVNTLFVLDEPSIGLHPRDMNRIVQAMHRLRDAGNTLVVVEHDPAVMVAADRVLDMGPGPGREGGRIVFDGTPEELRRADTLTGAYLGGRKRIGIGIRRAVSESTPRLILQGAREHNLKNVTVEFPLQRLVCVTGVSGSGKSTLMQDVLYPALARHFGKATEAPGEHDALLNAEWLEDAVFVDQSPIGKTARSNPASYVGAFDEIRKLFADAPLAQQRGYGAGMFSFNAGDGRCPTCGGSGFEHVEMQFLSDVYLRCPDCDGKRYRPEVLEVHLERALPDGSWRALSVADVLDLTVAEAAQLFRDDREVLRALQPLVDVGLEYLTLGQPVPTLSGGEAQRLKLAGFLAEAAKNAAASRQGLARKGTLFLFDEPTTGLHFDDIAKLMRALRKLLEAGHSLIVIEHNLDVIRAADWIVDLGPEGGEAGGEVVCVGTPEDVRAHPTSHTAQALREYETMMGAAPRAQEPRPTGLDAAQEGTYLGTAHTAARRAAQAAEEVIRIVNAREHNLKSMNVDIPRGKFSVVTGVSGSGKSTLAFDILFNEGQRRYLESLNAYARSIVQPAGRPEVDAVYGIPPTVAIEQRLSRGGRKSTVATTTEVYHFLRLLYVKLGVQHCVHDGAEVRPQTPESIAAQILRDHKGQHVGFLAPLVVNRKGLYTDLAKWAKGRGHTHLRVDGHFVPVDPWPKLDRFKEHTLELPVGDLVVTAEAEAELRALLARTLELGKGVMHLLAPLDGLRAAMIAGTSTDGIGTLKVFSTKRACPVCGTSYPELDPRMFSYNSKHGWCPDCVGTGARLTREQRKAYDDMQRGDERGREQTFAEPEVEDVSDQPCETCHGARLNPVSLAIRLRGESIAQVAARCVSEARVWVDGLRFEGREAAIARDVVSEIRSRLAFLEEVGLGYLTLDRAAPTLSGGEAQRIRLAAQLGSNLQGVCYVLDEPTIGLHPRDNRILLDALHKLGAQGNTLVVVEHDEDTIRRADHIIDIGPGAGRRGGRLIAQGGLEEVARHPQSLTGRFLARPLQHPVHARRPVEASTPRLAVRGAHLHNLQQVDVEVPLRRLVAVTGVSGSGKSTLARDVLLANVQAIVAHRGKGLPAWTGCAGIEGWEQVDRVLEVDQTPIGKTPRSCPATYVGFWDTIRKLFAETLEAKARGYGPARFSFNTGDGRCPACEGQGMRTIEMSFLPDVKLPCDVCHGQRFNPETLAVTWRGKSIGEVLNMEVDEAVEFFASMPQVSHPLKLLQDVGLGYLTLGQPSPTLSGGEAQRIKLVTELSKVRDLGGGRLAVGDPPPGGDRPAGTARRGLLPHTLYVLDEPTVGLHMADVEKLIRVLHRLVDGGHSVVVIEHDLDLIAEADWVIDLGPEGGVGGGRVVAQGTPEQVVAAGTHTGRALQPVLARGGRSPTPAPAETVG, encoded by the coding sequence ATGACCAGTGGTGTCATCCGCATCCGCGGCGCCCGCCAGCACAACCTGAAGAACCTGGACCTCGACATCGGCACGGGCGAGCTGACGGTGGTCACCGGCCCCTCGGGCTCGGGCAAGTCCAGCCTCGTCTTCGACACCCTCTATGCCGAAGGCCAGCGGCGTTACGTGGAGACGTTCAGCGCCTATGCACGCCAGTTCCTCGACCGCATGGACCGCCCCGCGGTGGACCATGTGGAAGGCGTGCCGCCCGCGATCGCGATCGACCAGACGAACCCGGTGCGGACCTCGCGCTCGACGGTGGGCACGATGACCGAGCTCAACGACCACTTGAAGCTCCTGTTCGCCCGCGCGGCCCGCTTGTTCGATCGCCAGACGGCGCGCCCGGTGAGGGAAGACACGCCCGAGTCCATCTATGCGGAGCTGGCCGAGCGCACCCGCGCGATGGTCGCGGGCGGGGCGCCGGCCGCGGGGTCCGCACCCGATGCGAGTGCGCGCCCGAGCGACGCGGGCCCGCGCGGGCCGAGGCTGGTGGTGACCTTCCCCGTCGAACTGCCCGCCGACACCACGCGCGAGGAGATCGAGCAATGGCTGTCGGCCAGCGGCTTCACCCGCGTGCATGCGGAGCGGGAAGTGGCCTCGCCCAGCGGTCCGCGCAAGGTGCTGGACGTCGTCGCCGACCGCTTCAGGCTGGAAGGCACGGAGAAGGTGCGCGTCATCGAGGCGCTGGAGGTGGCGCTCAAGCGAGGCGGGCGCGTCAACGTGTACGTGCAGCCCGAGGGCGGCGAGGAGCAGCTCTGGCGCTTCTCCTCCGGCCTGCACAGCCCCGACAGCGACTTGCGCTACGCCCAGCCGGTGCCGGCGATGTTCTCGTTCAACTCGGCCATCGGGGCCTGCGACACCTGTCGCGGCTTCGGCCGTGTGATCGGCGTCGATTGGGGCCTGGTGATTCCCGATCATCGCAAGACGCTGCGCGCCGGCGCGATCAAGCCCTTGCAGACCCCGGCCTGGAAGGAGTGCCAGGACGACCTGCTCGAGTACGCCGGCGAGGCCGGCATCCCGCGCGACACCGCGTGGAGCCAGCTCACCCAGGCGCAGCGCGACTGGGTCATCCACGGCTCGCCGCACTGGAAGGGCGACTGGAACCGCCAGTGGTACGGCATCAAGCGGTTCTTCGAGTACCTGGAGAGCAAGGCCTACAAGATGCACATCCGGGTGCTCTTGTCCAAGTACCGCAGCTACACGCCCTGCGAGGCGTGCGGCGGGGCACGCCTCAAGCTGGAGTCGCTGCTGTGGCGCCTGGGCACCAAGGAAGACGCGGACGAGGTGCTGGCGCCGGCCCAGCGCTTCATGCCCGTGGGCGTGGGCTGGACGCGCGAGCAACTGGAGGCGCTGCCGGGCCTGTCGCTGCACGATCTCATGCTGCTGCCCATCGAGCGGCTGAGACGCTTCTTCGATCGTCTGCACGTGGGCGAGGCGCTGACCGGCGCAGCGCGCGACGGCGCGCGCTCCGCGGACCCGCTCGCGCTGTTGCTCGACGAGATCCGCACACGGCTCAAATACCTTTGCGACGTGGGCCTGGGCTACCTCACGCTGGACCGCCAGAGCCGCACGCTCTCGGGCGGCGAGGTGCAGCGTATCAACCTCACCACGGCGCTCGGCACCTCGCTCGTCAACACGCTGTTCGTGCTCGACGAGCCCAGCATCGGTCTGCATCCGCGCGACATGAACCGCATCGTGCAGGCCATGCACCGCCTGCGCGACGCGGGCAACACGCTGGTGGTGGTGGAGCACGACCCGGCGGTGATGGTCGCGGCCGACCGCGTGCTCGACATGGGCCCGGGCCCCGGCCGCGAGGGCGGCCGCATCGTCTTCGATGGCACGCCCGAGGAGTTGCGCCGTGCCGACACGCTGACCGGTGCCTACCTCGGCGGGCGCAAGCGCATCGGCATCGGCATCCGCCGTGCGGTGAGCGAGAGCACTCCCAGGCTCATCCTGCAAGGCGCGCGCGAGCACAACCTGAAGAACGTCACGGTCGAGTTCCCGCTGCAGCGGCTGGTGTGCGTCACGGGCGTCAGCGGCTCGGGCAAGTCCACGTTGATGCAGGACGTGCTCTACCCGGCGCTCGCGCGTCACTTCGGCAAAGCGACCGAGGCCCCCGGCGAGCACGATGCGCTGCTCAATGCCGAGTGGCTGGAAGACGCGGTCTTCGTCGACCAGTCCCCCATCGGCAAGACCGCGCGTTCCAACCCGGCGAGTTATGTCGGCGCCTTCGACGAGATCCGCAAACTCTTCGCCGATGCGCCGTTGGCCCAGCAGAGGGGCTATGGCGCCGGCATGTTCAGCTTCAACGCGGGCGACGGCCGCTGCCCGACCTGTGGCGGCTCGGGCTTCGAGCACGTCGAGATGCAGTTCCTCTCCGACGTCTACCTGCGCTGCCCCGACTGCGACGGCAAGCGCTACCGCCCCGAGGTGCTGGAGGTGCACCTCGAGCGCGCGCTGCCGGACGGCAGCTGGCGAGCGCTGAGCGTCGCCGACGTGCTGGACCTCACCGTGGCCGAGGCGGCCCAGCTCTTCCGCGACGATCGCGAGGTGCTGCGTGCGCTGCAGCCGCTGGTCGACGTGGGCCTGGAGTACCTGACGCTCGGCCAGCCGGTGCCGACCCTCTCCGGCGGCGAGGCGCAGCGGCTCAAGCTCGCCGGCTTTCTTGCCGAGGCGGCGAAGAACGCCGCGGCGAGCCGTCAGGGCCTGGCCCGCAAGGGCACGCTGTTCCTGTTCGACGAGCCGACGACCGGCCTGCACTTCGACGACATCGCCAAGCTGATGCGCGCGTTGCGCAAGCTGCTGGAGGCCGGGCATTCGCTCATCGTCATCGAGCACAACCTCGACGTGATCCGCGCGGCCGACTGGATCGTCGACCTCGGCCCCGAGGGCGGCGAGGCGGGCGGCGAGGTGGTGTGTGTCGGCACACCCGAGGACGTGCGTGCCCATCCCACCTCGCACACTGCACAGGCGCTGCGCGAGTACGAGACGATGATGGGCGCGGCACCTCGCGCGCAGGAGCCCCGCCCCACCGGGCTCGACGCCGCGCAGGAAGGCACCTACCTCGGCACCGCGCACACGGCGGCCCGCCGCGCGGCGCAGGCGGCCGAGGAGGTCATCCGCATCGTCAATGCGCGCGAGCACAACCTCAAGTCGATGAACGTCGACATCCCGCGCGGCAAGTTCAGCGTCGTCACCGGTGTGTCGGGCTCGGGCAAGTCCACGCTCGCGTTCGACATCCTGTTCAACGAGGGGCAGCGGCGCTACCTGGAGTCGCTCAACGCCTACGCGCGCAGCATCGTGCAGCCGGCGGGCCGCCCCGAGGTGGATGCCGTCTACGGCATTCCGCCCACGGTGGCCATCGAGCAGCGCCTCTCGCGCGGCGGGCGCAAGAGCACGGTGGCGACCACGACCGAGGTCTATCACTTCCTGCGCCTGCTCTACGTGAAACTGGGCGTGCAGCACTGCGTGCACGACGGCGCCGAGGTGCGCCCGCAGACGCCCGAGTCGATCGCCGCGCAGATCCTGCGCGACCACAAGGGCCAGCATGTGGGCTTTCTCGCGCCGTTGGTCGTGAACCGCAAGGGCCTCTACACCGACCTGGCCAAGTGGGCCAAGGGCCGCGGCCACACGCACCTGCGCGTGGACGGCCATTTCGTGCCGGTCGACCCCTGGCCCAAGCTGGACCGCTTCAAGGAGCACACCCTCGAGCTGCCGGTGGGCGACCTCGTCGTCACCGCTGAGGCGGAGGCCGAGCTGCGCGCGCTGCTCGCTCGTACGCTCGAGCTGGGCAAGGGCGTGATGCACCTGCTGGCCCCGCTGGACGGCCTGCGCGCTGCCATGATCGCGGGCACGTCCACGGACGGCATCGGCACGCTCAAGGTGTTCTCGACCAAGCGCGCCTGCCCGGTGTGCGGCACGAGCTACCCGGAGTTGGACCCGCGCATGTTCTCGTACAACTCCAAGCACGGCTGGTGCCCCGACTGCGTCGGCACCGGCGCGCGGCTCACGCGCGAGCAACGCAAGGCGTACGACGACATGCAGCGCGGCGACGAGCGCGGCCGCGAGCAGACCTTCGCCGAGCCGGAGGTGGAGGACGTGAGCGACCAACCCTGCGAGACCTGCCACGGCGCGCGGCTCAATCCGGTGTCGCTGGCGATCCGCTTGCGCGGCGAGTCGATCGCGCAGGTGGCCGCCCGCTGCGTCAGCGAAGCGCGCGTCTGGGTGGACGGCCTGAGGTTCGAGGGGCGCGAGGCGGCGATCGCGCGCGATGTGGTCAGCGAGATCCGCAGCCGGCTCGCCTTCCTCGAGGAAGTGGGCCTGGGCTACCTCACGCTCGACCGCGCCGCGCCCACCCTGTCCGGCGGCGAGGCGCAACGCATCCGCCTGGCCGCGCAGCTCGGCTCCAACCTGCAGGGCGTGTGCTACGTGCTCGACGAACCCACCATCGGCCTGCACCCCCGCGACAACCGCATCCTGCTGGACGCACTGCACAAGCTCGGCGCGCAGGGCAACACGCTGGTGGTCGTGGAGCACGACGAGGACACCATCCGCCGCGCCGACCACATCATCGACATCGGCCCCGGTGCCGGCCGCCGCGGCGGGCGCCTGATCGCCCAGGGCGGCTTGGAGGAGGTCGCGCGCCATCCGCAGTCGCTGACCGGGCGCTTCCTCGCACGGCCGTTGCAGCACCCGGTGCATGCGCGCCGTCCGGTGGAGGCGTCCACCCCCCGGCTCGCGGTGCGCGGCGCCCATCTGCACAACCTGCAGCAGGTGGACGTGGAGGTGCCGCTGCGCCGCCTCGTGGCGGTGACGGGCGTGAGCGGCTCGGGCAAGTCCACCCTGGCGCGCGACGTGTTGCTCGCCAACGTGCAGGCCATCGTCGCCCACCGCGGCAAAGGCCTGCCCGCCTGGACGGGCTGCGCGGGTATCGAGGGCTGGGAGCAGGTGGACCGCGTGCTGGAGGTGGACCAGACGCCGATCGGCAAGACGCCGCGCTCCTGCCCGGCGACTTACGTCGGCTTCTGGGACACGATCCGCAAGCTCTTCGCCGAGACGCTGGAGGCCAAGGCGCGCGGCTACGGCCCGGCGCGCTTTTCGTTCAACACCGGCGACGGCCGTTGCCCCGCCTGCGAGGGGCAGGGCATGCGCACCATCGAGATGAGCTTCCTGCCCGATGTGAAGCTGCCGTGCGACGTCTGCCACGGCCAGCGCTTCAACCCCGAGACGCTGGCCGTCACCTGGCGCGGCAAGAGCATCGGCGAGGTGCTGAACATGGAGGTGGACGAGGCGGTCGAGTTCTTCGCCTCCATGCCCCAGGTGTCGCATCCGCTCAAGCTGCTGCAGGACGTGGGCTTGGGCTACCTGACGCTGGGCCAACCTTCGCCGACGCTTTCCGGCGGCGAGGCGCAGCGCATCAAGCTGGTGACCGAGCTCAGCAAGGTGCGCGACCTCGGTGGCGGCCGCCTCGCCGTGGGCGACCCGCCCCCCGGGGGGGACCGCCCCGCGGGGACGGCCCGGCGCGGGCTGCTGCCCCATACGCTGTACGTGCTGGACGAGCCCACCGTGGGCCTGCACATGGCCGACGTCGAGAAACTGATCCGCGTGCTGCACCGCCTCGTCGACGGGGGCCACAGCGTCGTCGTGATCGAGCACGACCTGGACCTGATCGCCGAAGCGGATTGGGTCATCGACCTGGGGCCTGAAGGCGGCGTGGGAGGCGGCCGTGTGGTGGCCCAGGGCACGCCCGAGCAGGTGGTGGCAGCCGGCACACACACCGGCCGCGCGCTGCAACCGGTGCTCGCCCGCGGCGGCAGGAGCCCCACCCCGGCGCCGGCCGAGACGGTGGGCTGA
- a CDS encoding ATP-binding protein, translating to MATTPDPSAFVPADSDAGLPRPAAPWHPTAAPALVPEQAPAVLVWAEAGDELPERCAAWTAGAPVAWVRGADELLERLRARPVAVALVPLPMADESFCRQWAQDHPATALVLLADEACQVPEGLSRVACGADDCIARHDEARLQAAVVRGLRQHGVRGAAADTARMAASEQRFRLLADAMPHIVWTSRAEGGCTYLNERWFEYTGMPRPAPGTVLLSWAEYLHPDDHEATFRRWRECLAAGTLFDLEYRLRGADGQYRWFMGRAVPHRDATGRIVQWYGTCTEIEDQKRLAQEREALLAAERAARSEAERAARMKDEFVATLSHELRTPLSAIVGWAAVLRRGVKSPEQMRQAIDTIDRNARLQAQMIDELLDMSRILSGKLRLDVQPLDMVRVIEDAIDTVRPALEAKALRLSTVFGSAGVIQGDPARLQQVVWNLLTNAIKFTPKGGRITVTYRKVGSHVELAVSDTGQGIPPEFLPHVFDRFRQFDASTTRSKGGLGLGLAIVRHLTEMHGGHVHAYSEGEGRGATFTITLPLTAIHPAEAHVSGFGALMPACGEGDLLKGLTVLVVDDEPDARELLRRVLEDEGAAVREAAGCAEALAVLDEEPAVHLIVSDIGMPGEDGYSFMRKVRSSGRPYATVPAAALTALARSEDRRRALMAGFQTHVAKPVDPSELVAVVASLTGRTGLGD from the coding sequence ATGGCCACCACGCCCGACCCTTCCGCCTTCGTCCCCGCCGACTCGGATGCGGGGCTGCCGCGGCCTGCAGCGCCGTGGCACCCTACTGCCGCGCCTGCGCTCGTGCCCGAGCAGGCGCCGGCGGTGCTCGTCTGGGCGGAGGCGGGCGACGAACTCCCCGAGCGCTGTGCCGCTTGGACGGCAGGCGCGCCGGTGGCGTGGGTGCGCGGTGCGGACGAACTGCTCGAGCGCCTGCGGGCGCGGCCCGTGGCGGTGGCGCTCGTGCCGCTGCCGATGGCGGACGAGTCGTTCTGCCGGCAGTGGGCGCAGGACCACCCTGCGACCGCGCTCGTCTTGCTGGCCGACGAGGCCTGCCAGGTGCCCGAAGGGCTCAGCCGTGTGGCGTGCGGGGCCGACGACTGCATCGCGCGCCACGACGAGGCCCGCTTGCAGGCGGCCGTCGTGCGGGGCCTGCGGCAACACGGCGTACGCGGCGCGGCGGCCGACACGGCCCGCATGGCAGCGAGCGAACAGCGCTTTCGCCTGCTGGCCGACGCGATGCCCCACATCGTGTGGACGAGCCGTGCCGAAGGGGGATGCACCTACCTCAACGAGCGCTGGTTCGAGTACACGGGCATGCCGCGGCCGGCGCCGGGCACTGTGCTGCTCTCGTGGGCCGAGTACCTGCATCCGGACGACCACGAGGCGACGTTCCGCCGCTGGCGGGAGTGCCTGGCCGCGGGCACGCTGTTCGACCTCGAGTACCGCTTGCGCGGTGCGGACGGACAGTACCGCTGGTTCATGGGCCGGGCGGTGCCGCACCGTGACGCGACCGGCCGCATCGTGCAGTGGTACGGCACCTGCACCGAAATCGAGGACCAGAAGCGCCTCGCCCAGGAGCGCGAGGCGCTGCTCGCGGCCGAACGCGCCGCGCGCTCCGAGGCGGAGCGGGCCGCCCGCATGAAGGACGAGTTCGTCGCGACCTTGAGCCACGAACTGCGCACGCCCCTGTCGGCCATCGTCGGATGGGCCGCGGTCTTGCGGCGGGGCGTGAAGTCGCCCGAGCAGATGCGCCAGGCGATCGACACGATCGACCGCAATGCACGGCTGCAGGCGCAGATGATCGACGAGCTGCTCGACATGAGCCGCATCCTCTCGGGCAAGTTGCGGCTCGACGTGCAGCCGCTCGACATGGTGCGCGTGATCGAGGACGCGATCGACACGGTGCGCCCGGCGCTGGAGGCCAAGGCGCTGCGGTTGTCCACCGTGTTCGGCTCGGCCGGCGTGATCCAGGGCGACCCGGCCCGGCTGCAGCAGGTGGTGTGGAACCTCCTCACCAACGCGATCAAGTTCACCCCCAAGGGTGGACGCATCACGGTGACCTACCGCAAGGTGGGCAGCCACGTGGAGTTGGCGGTGAGCGACACGGGCCAGGGCATCCCGCCCGAGTTCCTGCCGCATGTGTTCGACCGCTTCCGGCAGTTCGATGCTTCGACGACGCGCTCGAAGGGCGGCTTGGGGCTGGGGCTCGCGATCGTGCGGCACCTGACCGAGATGCATGGCGGCCACGTGCACGCCTACAGCGAAGGCGAGGGCCGGGGCGCCACCTTCACCATCACCCTGCCGCTGACGGCGATCCACCCCGCGGAGGCGCACGTCTCGGGCTTCGGCGCGCTCATGCCTGCATGCGGCGAAGGCGACCTGCTCAAGGGCCTGACGGTGCTGGTGGTGGACGACGAGCCGGACGCGCGGGAGCTGTTGCGCCGCGTGCTGGAGGACGAAGGCGCCGCGGTGCGGGAGGCGGCGGGCTGTGCCGAGGCGCTCGCGGTGCTGGACGAGGAGCCCGCCGTGCACCTGATCGTCAGCGACATCGGGATGCCTGGCGAGGACGGCTACAGCTTCATGCGCAAGGTGCGCTCCTCCGGCCGGCCCTATGCGACCGTGCCGGCGGCGGCGCTCACCGCCCTCGCGCGCAGCGAAGACCGCCGGCGCGCGCTCATGGCGGGCTTCCAGACGCACGTCGCCAAACCGGTGGACCCCTCGGAGCTGGTGGCGGTGGTGGCGAGCCTCACCGGGCGTACCGGGCTGGGCGACTGA
- a CDS encoding LysR substrate-binding domain-containing protein produces MNTALQRVQLRHLHCFLAVARSGNLRGAAQALAVSQPAVTKTLAELEDILGVRLFERGRRGAEPTAAARALWPHASAVVAGLAEALQSVGGAAEHEHLVLGALPTLAPSFVPAVVQALAEAAAPGRPHPASGGPRLQVLTDRNPTLLERLRAGGLDAAIGRLAEPDQMVGLSFEHLYAEPLVAVVRPGHPLLRRGTAPPGDLGVHLLALPLPGTLIRHSADSLLARLGVGPAARQVETLSASLGTELAVRAGAVWLTPLGAAEPALQDGRLTRLPWPPGATDEPVGLLLRTDAAPRPALQRLVGAIREQAAQRRAALAAALAASGSG; encoded by the coding sequence ATGAACACCGCCCTGCAGCGCGTGCAGCTGCGCCACCTGCACTGCTTCCTGGCCGTCGCCCGCAGCGGCAACCTGCGAGGAGCCGCACAGGCGCTGGCCGTCTCGCAGCCGGCCGTGACCAAGACGCTCGCCGAGCTGGAGGACATCCTGGGGGTGCGGCTGTTCGAGCGCGGGCGCCGGGGCGCCGAGCCGACGGCCGCGGCGCGCGCGCTGTGGCCGCATGCGAGCGCGGTCGTGGCCGGGCTGGCGGAGGCCTTGCAAAGCGTGGGCGGCGCGGCGGAGCACGAGCACCTGGTGCTGGGCGCCCTGCCCACCTTGGCCCCCTCGTTCGTGCCCGCGGTGGTGCAGGCACTCGCAGAGGCGGCGGCGCCCGGGAGGCCGCACCCCGCGTCGGGCGGGCCGCGCCTGCAGGTGCTGACGGACCGCAACCCCACGTTGCTCGAACGGCTTCGGGCCGGCGGGCTCGATGCGGCGATCGGCCGCCTGGCCGAGCCCGACCAGATGGTGGGGCTGAGCTTCGAGCACCTCTATGCCGAGCCGCTGGTGGCCGTGGTCCGACCGGGGCACCCGCTGCTGCGACGGGGCACCGCACCGCCCGGTGACCTGGGTGTGCACCTGTTGGCGCTGCCGCTGCCTGGCACGCTCATCCGGCACTCGGCCGACAGCCTGCTGGCGCGGCTGGGCGTCGGCCCAGCGGCCCGGCAGGTGGAAACCCTGTCGGCGTCGCTCGGCACCGAGCTGGCGGTGCGCGCGGGGGCGGTGTGGCTCACCCCGCTCGGCGCCGCGGAGCCGGCCCTGCAGGATGGCCGGCTGACCCGCTTGCCCTGGCCGCCCGGCGCCACCGACGAGCCGGTCGGGCTGCTGCTGCGCACGGACGCGGCGCCCCGGCCGGCACTGCAGCGGCTGGTGGGCGCCATCCGCGAGCAGGCGGCGCAGCGGCGCGCGGCGCTGGCCGCTGCCCTCGCGGCGTCGGGGAGCGGTTGA
- the pcaH gene encoding protocatechuate 3,4-dioxygenase subunit beta has protein sequence MCDLPPLSPRDWSSHPPYVYPDYKSTALRGPTRPLIPLRENLRQLRAPVYGHDAIGPLDHDLTRNAAKNGEPLGERIIVTGRVLDERGRPVRGALVEVWQANAAGRYIHKVDQHDAPLDPNFLGAGRCLTDDEGRYRFLTIKPGAYPWGNHPNAWRPNHIHFSLFGEYFASRLVTQMYFPGDPLLAHDPIFQGTPAGARDRLISRFTLDVTEPGFALGYEFDIVLRGPNETPMEAPR, from the coding sequence ATGTGCGACCTGCCGCCGCTCAGTCCGCGCGACTGGAGCAGCCATCCGCCCTACGTCTATCCGGACTACAAGTCCACCGCGTTGCGCGGGCCCACCCGGCCGCTCATCCCGCTGAGGGAGAACCTGCGCCAGCTGCGCGCGCCGGTGTACGGCCATGATGCGATCGGCCCGCTCGACCACGACCTCACCCGCAACGCTGCGAAGAACGGCGAGCCGCTCGGCGAGCGCATCATCGTCACCGGGCGTGTGCTCGACGAGCGCGGCCGCCCGGTGCGCGGGGCGCTGGTGGAGGTGTGGCAGGCCAACGCCGCCGGCCGCTACATCCACAAGGTGGACCAGCACGACGCGCCGCTCGACCCCAACTTCCTCGGCGCGGGACGGTGCCTCACCGATGACGAGGGCCGCTATCGGTTCCTGACCATCAAGCCCGGCGCCTATCCCTGGGGCAACCACCCCAACGCCTGGCGGCCCAACCACATCCACTTCTCGCTGTTCGGCGAGTACTTCGCCAGCCGCCTGGTCACGCAGATGTACTTCCCGGGCGACCCGCTGCTGGCCCACGACCCGATCTTCCAGGGCACGCCGGCCGGTGCGCGCGATCGGCTGATCTCGCGCTTCACGCTGGACGTGACCGAGCCGGGTTTCGCGCTGGGCTACGAGTTCGACATCGTCCTGCGCGGCCCGAACGAAACGCCGATGGAGGCCCCGCGATGA
- the pcaG gene encoding protocatechuate 3,4-dioxygenase subunit alpha: MSQRLPQTPSQTVGPYFAYGLTPRQYGYDHGSAYTPVLAEPHAEGEHIRIVGQVLDGEGQPISDAMIEIAQLDARGREVTSAEEARKQGFTGFGRCGTGTDPQWRFCFHTVKPGAGGAGDAPHVEVIVFMRGMLSHAFTRIYFEDEAEANAEDRVLASVPADRRSTLIARREHTPAGPVYRFDIRMQGPQETVFFDL, translated from the coding sequence ATGAGCCAGCGACTGCCCCAGACCCCTTCGCAGACCGTCGGCCCGTACTTCGCCTACGGGCTCACGCCGCGCCAGTACGGCTACGACCACGGCAGCGCCTACACGCCGGTGCTCGCCGAGCCGCATGCCGAGGGCGAGCACATCCGTATCGTCGGCCAGGTGCTCGATGGCGAGGGCCAGCCGATCAGCGACGCGATGATCGAGATCGCGCAGCTCGACGCGCGCGGCCGCGAGGTGACCAGCGCCGAGGAGGCTCGCAAGCAGGGCTTCACCGGCTTCGGCCGCTGCGGCACCGGCACCGATCCGCAATGGAGGTTCTGCTTCCACACCGTCAAGCCCGGCGCGGGCGGGGCGGGGGACGCGCCGCACGTGGAGGTGATCGTCTTCATGCGCGGCATGCTCTCGCACGCCTTCACGCGCATCTACTTCGAGGACGAGGCCGAGGCCAACGCCGAGGACCGCGTGCTCGCCAGCGTGCCCGCGGACCGGCGCTCGACCCTCATCGCCCGCCGGGAGCACACGCCCGCCGGCCCCGTGTACCGGTTCGACATCCGCATGCAGGGCCCGCAGGAGACGGTGTTCTTCGACCTGTGA
- a CDS encoding YqgE/AlgH family protein — translation MADASASINLTNQFLIAMPGMADDTFAGAVVYLCEHTEKGALGLVINKPIDIKLRNLFEKVDLTLDREDLAEQPVYFGGPVQTERGFVLHEPVGGHYNSSLAIPGGLEMTTSKDVLEALANGAGPKKVLVTLGYSGWAPGQLEDELSRNGWLTVQAEPSIIFDTPAHERYDRALALLGIDPRMLSQEAGHA, via the coding sequence ATGGCCGACGCTTCCGCCAGCATCAACCTGACCAACCAGTTCCTCATCGCCATGCCCGGCATGGCCGACGACACGTTCGCCGGTGCCGTCGTCTACCTGTGCGAGCACACCGAAAAGGGTGCGCTGGGCCTGGTGATCAACAAGCCCATCGACATCAAGCTGCGCAACCTCTTCGAGAAGGTGGACCTCACGCTCGACCGCGAGGACCTGGCCGAGCAGCCGGTGTACTTCGGCGGGCCGGTGCAGACCGAGCGCGGTTTCGTGCTGCACGAGCCGGTGGGCGGCCATTACAACTCCTCGCTGGCGATCCCCGGCGGGCTCGAGATGACGACCAGCAAGGACGTGCTCGAGGCGCTGGCCAACGGCGCGGGCCCCAAGAAGGTGCTGGTGACGCTCGGCTACAGCGGCTGGGCGCCGGGCCAGCTCGAGGACGAGCTCTCGCGCAACGGCTGGCTCACCGTGCAGGCCGAGCCGAGCATCATCTTCGACACCCCGGCCCACGAGCGTTACGACCGGGCCTTGGCGCTGCTGGGCATCGACCCGCGCATGCTGTCGCAGGAGGCGGGTCACGCCTGA